A genomic region of Pseudomonas sp. KU43P contains the following coding sequences:
- a CDS encoding substrate-binding periplasmic protein, producing the protein MIERRCCRPVLLSLCLNLLPAVALAQAPCQQLTATGNSEYPPYLWRDPNHPEQLIGANADLLERLGQALGLKVVVRYAGPWSRAQEEVRTGRIDLLAGYFLTQARQQAMDFIAPAFLHTPSVVWVRQDSTLQYRGWGDLQGHNGGTLVSNSHGQQFDDYAKAHLSLEAVPSARQAFEKLLLKRNDYVIYEQYPGMALVRVLGMDRQLKVLQPPVSSEGLYLAISHASLCNQPALREALAQKMKEIVAGPLPGQLLKQNLERWQQQQEDEQRGQGK; encoded by the coding sequence ATGATCGAGCGTAGGTGTTGCCGGCCCGTGCTGCTGTCGCTCTGCCTGAACCTGCTGCCCGCGGTGGCGCTGGCGCAGGCGCCGTGCCAACAGTTGACGGCCACCGGCAATTCCGAATACCCACCTTACCTGTGGCGCGACCCGAACCACCCCGAGCAGCTGATCGGTGCCAACGCCGACCTGCTCGAGCGCCTGGGGCAGGCGTTGGGGCTGAAGGTAGTGGTGCGCTACGCGGGGCCCTGGTCACGGGCCCAGGAAGAAGTGCGCACCGGGCGGATCGACCTGTTGGCCGGCTACTTCCTCACCCAGGCCCGCCAGCAGGCCATGGACTTCATCGCGCCGGCGTTCCTGCATACCCCCAGCGTGGTCTGGGTGCGCCAGGACAGCACTTTGCAGTACCGCGGCTGGGGCGACCTGCAAGGCCATAACGGCGGCACCCTGGTCAGCAACAGCCACGGCCAGCAGTTCGACGACTACGCCAAGGCCCATCTCAGCCTCGAAGCGGTGCCCAGCGCCAGGCAGGCGTTCGAGAAACTGCTGCTCAAACGCAATGACTATGTGATCTATGAGCAGTACCCCGGTATGGCGCTGGTACGCGTGCTGGGCATGGACAGGCAACTGAAGGTGCTGCAACCGCCGGTTTCCAGTGAAGGGTTGTACCTGGCCATATCCCATGCCTCGCTGTGCAATCAGCCAGCGCTGCGCGAAGCCTTGGCGCAGAAAATGAAAGAAATCGTGGCAGGCCCGCTTCCGGGGCAGTTGCTGAAGCAGAACCTGGAGCGTTGGCAACAGCAGCAGGAAGACGAACAACGCGGCCAGGGCAAATGA
- a CDS encoding membrane integrity-associated transporter subunit PqiC: MHRLRNLCGAGVLMLLWGCSSTPNNYHTLVPAQPEKVGGQPVLVGRVNMPPQVDRPQLVVREGTSGLAILETEWWGANLVDEFRSALQDLLGGPPAGAKALLRVDVQRFDTVPGQYASLDTLWRLKRPGEAELACRTSVQTAADNSINSLVNAHQANLRKLAEAVRAAAVPGRSGCPSMQ, encoded by the coding sequence ATGCATCGATTGCGCAATCTGTGTGGGGCCGGCGTGCTGATGTTGCTATGGGGCTGCAGCAGTACACCGAACAACTATCACACCCTGGTGCCGGCCCAGCCGGAAAAGGTCGGCGGCCAGCCGGTGCTGGTCGGCCGGGTGAACATGCCGCCCCAGGTGGACCGCCCGCAGCTGGTGGTGCGCGAGGGTACCAGTGGTCTGGCGATTCTCGAAACCGAGTGGTGGGGCGCTAATCTGGTCGACGAGTTCCGCAGCGCCCTGCAGGACTTGCTGGGCGGCCCACCAGCAGGCGCCAAGGCCCTGCTGCGGGTGGATGTGCAGCGCTTCGACACGGTGCCTGGCCAGTACGCATCACTGGATACGCTGTGGCGCCTGAAGCGCCCGGGCGAGGCCGAACTGGCCTGCCGAACGTCGGTGCAGACGGCGGCCGATAACAGTATCAACAGCCTGGTCAACGCCCATCAGGCCAACTTGCGCAAGCTGGCCGAAGCCGTAAGGGCCGCAGCGGTGCCTGGCAGGAGCGGTTGCCCGTCCATGCAGTGA
- a CDS encoding intermembrane transport protein PqiB, giving the protein MAQASDNREGPGQAQIRTRRWNVSLVWIVPILAILVGASLVVRNWMQQGPVISISFPSGEGLVAHKTQVKYRSVVIGEVTTVDLAPDHKSVLVKVQLSNDAESFATEGARYWVVRPRIGAGGISGVDTLLSGSFIGADAGESKAPEKNFTGLELPPPITYGEKGKRFNLSASDLGSLDIGSSIYYRKIPVGEVVSFNLQDDGKGVDIGIFVQAPYDAFVTADTRFWNASGVDMQIGANGLKVDTESLSSILVGGLAFGSPDFAPDAHPAEDQAHFQLFADRDTALSPPNGQAQYLQLRFDQAMRGLSVGAPVEFKGVEFGKVTSIKLDYDQVKQSFPVVVDAVIYPQRLGPVHQKMLAAFKQTPGDMAGARRLIGTFVEHGLRAQARSGNLITGQMFISLDFYPEAPKVAFDMAAEPIVIPTLPGSLEKLQEQLQHFIERISKLPLESIANNLDGSLRDLRASLKQFNGQTLPGVKTTLDEIHKTLQTANAAISEDSPQRERLGETLDELDRMSRSLRDLSDYLGRHPESLIRGRPKAAGAENLKP; this is encoded by the coding sequence ATGGCGCAAGCGAGTGACAATCGAGAAGGCCCTGGGCAAGCGCAGATTCGTACCCGGCGTTGGAATGTGTCGCTGGTGTGGATCGTGCCGATCCTGGCGATTCTGGTGGGTGCCTCCCTGGTTGTGCGCAACTGGATGCAGCAAGGGCCGGTGATCTCGATTTCGTTTCCTTCCGGCGAAGGGTTGGTGGCGCACAAGACCCAGGTCAAGTACCGCAGCGTGGTGATCGGTGAGGTGACCACGGTGGACCTTGCTCCCGACCATAAGAGCGTGCTGGTCAAGGTGCAGTTGTCCAACGATGCGGAGTCGTTCGCCACCGAGGGCGCACGCTACTGGGTCGTCCGCCCACGGATCGGTGCAGGGGGCATTTCAGGTGTGGATACCCTGCTGTCGGGCAGTTTCATCGGCGCCGATGCGGGTGAGTCGAAGGCGCCGGAGAAGAACTTCACCGGCCTGGAGCTGCCGCCCCCTATTACCTACGGCGAGAAGGGCAAGCGTTTCAACCTCAGCGCCAGTGACCTGGGCTCGCTGGATATCGGCTCGTCGATCTACTACCGCAAGATCCCGGTGGGCGAGGTGGTGTCCTTCAACCTGCAGGACGATGGCAAGGGCGTGGACATCGGCATATTCGTGCAAGCGCCCTACGACGCCTTCGTCACCGCCGATACCCGCTTCTGGAACGCCAGCGGTGTCGACATGCAGATTGGCGCCAATGGCCTGAAAGTGGATACCGAGTCACTGTCGTCGATTCTCGTGGGCGGCCTGGCCTTCGGCTCCCCCGATTTCGCACCCGATGCCCATCCCGCCGAGGACCAGGCGCACTTCCAGCTGTTTGCCGACCGCGACACGGCACTGTCACCGCCCAATGGCCAGGCGCAATACCTGCAATTGCGCTTCGACCAGGCCATGCGCGGCCTGTCGGTGGGCGCGCCGGTGGAGTTCAAGGGGGTGGAGTTCGGCAAGGTCACTTCGATCAAGCTCGATTACGACCAGGTCAAGCAGAGTTTCCCGGTAGTGGTCGATGCGGTCATCTACCCACAGCGCCTTGGTCCGGTGCACCAGAAAATGCTTGCGGCGTTCAAGCAGACCCCAGGCGACATGGCCGGGGCGCGGCGGCTGATCGGCACCTTCGTCGAGCATGGCCTGCGCGCCCAGGCACGCAGCGGCAACCTGATCACGGGGCAGATGTTCATTTCCCTGGACTTCTACCCCGAAGCGCCCAAGGTCGCCTTCGACATGGCCGCCGAGCCCATTGTCATTCCCACGCTGCCGGGCAGCCTGGAAAAACTCCAGGAGCAGTTGCAGCACTTCATCGAACGCATCAGCAAGTTGCCGCTGGAGAGCATCGCCAACAACCTGGACGGCAGCCTGCGCGACCTGCGCGCGAGCCTCAAGCAGTTCAATGGCCAGACTTTGCCCGGCGTGAAAACCACCCTCGACGAGATTCACAAGACGTTGCAGACCGCCAATGCGGCCATTTCCGAAGACTCGCCGCAACGCGAACGCCTGGGCGAAACCCTGGACGAACTGGACCGCATGTCACGCTCCCTGCGCGACCTGTCGGACTACCTGGGTCGTCACCCGGAATCGCTGATTCGTGGCCGACCCAAAGCGGCCGGCGCAGAAAACCTGAAACCCTGA
- a CDS encoding paraquat-inducible protein A, whose amino-acid sequence MNTPVQADDMGLCLCHGCGQACDLGDGSHTCNRCGAPLHPRKTNAITRGWAFLLAALVFYVPANLLPVMHTEMLGSGSDSTIVGGVLEFWEAGAWDIALIIFIASIGVPAIKFLSLGLLLFTAQSGSAWARRQRSQLYRGVELIGYWSMLDVIVVALVAALVQLRGLGTIEPRPGILFFGMVVVLTMFSAMSFDPRLIWDDPGNDGGGTDGASE is encoded by the coding sequence TTGAACACGCCCGTGCAGGCCGACGACATGGGCCTGTGTCTGTGCCACGGCTGCGGCCAGGCCTGCGACCTGGGCGACGGTTCGCACACCTGCAACCGCTGCGGTGCCCCGCTGCACCCGCGTAAAACCAATGCCATTACCCGCGGCTGGGCCTTTCTGCTGGCGGCACTGGTGTTCTACGTGCCAGCCAACCTGCTGCCGGTCATGCATACCGAAATGCTCGGCAGTGGCAGCGACAGCACAATTGTCGGCGGCGTGCTCGAGTTCTGGGAAGCCGGTGCCTGGGACATTGCCCTGATCATCTTCATCGCCAGCATCGGTGTACCCGCGATCAAGTTCCTCTCCCTCGGCCTGCTGCTGTTCACCGCCCAGAGCGGCTCCGCCTGGGCGCGCCGGCAGCGCTCGCAGCTGTACCGTGGGGTGGAGCTGATCGGTTACTGGTCGATGCTCGATGTAATCGTCGTGGCCCTGGTGGCGGCGCTGGTGCAGTTGCGTGGCCTGGGCACCATCGAGCCGCGCCCGGGCATCCTGTTTTTCGGCATGGTGGTGGTGTTGACCATGTTCTCGGCAATGAGCTTCGACCCACGATTGATTTGGGACGACCCTGGCAACGATGGAGGCGGCACCGATGGCGCAAGCGAGTGA
- a CDS encoding paraquat-inducible protein A gives MSISRPRNLVICEYCDAVYERAPVQRHQRALCPRCGGVLYRHNSLSVQQRLALSVTGAVLLVFANLYPVMTIGMQGLSNSATLWDSVLILSSGSITFIALVMALAIIFAPILQIALLCWVLSFALAGRRAPGFAMCMRCLEGLRPWSMLEVCLLGALVAVIKLAGLLDVIPGIGLIALAALSMLIIYIAGRDIRDLWEQV, from the coding sequence ATGAGCATTAGCCGGCCCCGGAACCTGGTCATCTGCGAATACTGCGATGCGGTGTACGAGCGTGCGCCCGTGCAACGGCATCAGCGTGCGCTGTGCCCGCGCTGTGGCGGCGTGCTTTACCGGCATAACAGCCTCAGCGTTCAACAGCGCCTGGCACTGAGTGTCACGGGCGCAGTTCTGCTGGTGTTCGCCAACCTCTACCCGGTGATGACCATCGGCATGCAGGGCCTGTCCAACTCGGCCACCCTGTGGGATTCGGTGCTGATCCTGAGCAGCGGCAGCATTACCTTCATCGCCCTGGTGATGGCCCTGGCCATCATCTTTGCACCGATACTGCAGATCGCCCTGTTGTGCTGGGTCTTGAGCTTTGCCCTGGCCGGCCGCCGCGCGCCCGGGTTTGCCATGTGCATGCGCTGCCTGGAAGGCCTGCGCCCCTGGAGCATGCTGGAAGTCTGCCTGCTGGGTGCGCTGGTGGCCGTGATCAAGCTGGCCGGCCTGCTCGATGTGATCCCGGGTATCGGCCTGATCGCCCTGGCCGCACTGAGCATGCTCATCATCTATATCGCCGGGCGCGACATACGCGACCTGTGGGAGCAGGTTTGA
- a CDS encoding TetR/AcrR family transcriptional regulator: MATTPREPRKDGEATRARILQAAGELFAAVGYAEASNKAVAAKAEVDLASINYHFGSRNGLYLAVLDEARRRFLDISDLQRITLGQQPAPEKLRALIELVVSKATQVRNNWHLRVLAAEVLAPSPHGQAHLQAGTPLKLALLKGLFSEITTLPPDSPALTRCILCVTAPWAMLLIGPRGSSGALHEILGMPADEVSTHLFHFALAGLEATGRQYAQGEGC; encoded by the coding sequence ATGGCAACTACGCCCCGTGAACCTCGCAAAGACGGCGAAGCCACCCGCGCCCGGATCCTCCAGGCGGCCGGTGAACTGTTCGCCGCAGTCGGTTATGCCGAAGCCAGCAACAAGGCCGTAGCGGCCAAGGCCGAAGTCGACCTGGCGTCGATCAACTACCACTTCGGCAGCCGCAACGGCCTTTATCTGGCGGTGCTCGACGAAGCACGGCGGCGCTTCCTGGACATCTCCGATCTGCAGCGCATCACCCTCGGTCAGCAGCCAGCGCCGGAAAAGTTGCGCGCACTGATCGAGCTGGTGGTGAGCAAGGCCACACAGGTGCGCAACAACTGGCACCTGCGCGTGCTGGCCGCCGAGGTGCTGGCGCCCAGCCCGCATGGCCAGGCCCACCTGCAGGCCGGCACGCCGCTGAAGCTGGCCTTGCTCAAAGGCCTGTTCAGCGAAATCACCACTCTGCCGCCAGACTCACCTGCGCTGACCCGCTGCATCCTCTGCGTCACGGCGCCCTGGGCGATGCTGCTGATCGGACCGCGCGGGTCGTCCGGTGCGCTGCACGAGATTCTGGGCATGCCCGCCGACGAGGTAAGCACGCACCTGTTCCACTTCGCATTGGCCGGCCTGGAAGCAACCGGGCGCCAATACGCCCAGGGCGAGGGTTGCTGA
- a CDS encoding MDR family MFS transporter, whose translation MPSTATDASSVTLAEPDSHKTSLPWLLGALMLVMFLAALDQTIVSTALPTIVSDLGGLRWLSWVVTAYLLASTVVVPLYGKFGDLYGRKRVLQIAIALFLLGSALCGLAQDMTQLILFRTLQGLGGGGLMVVAMAAIGDVIPPAERGRYQGLFGGVFGLATVVGPLIGGFLVEHLSWHWIFFINLPLGLLAVLVIGGVFRPHVAPIKHVVDYIGAFFLTITLGSLVLITSLGGSLVPWASLDILCLGLIAVIGLTGFVFEQRRAAEPIMPLHLFRHRTFVLAGLIGLIVGVSLFGSVTFLPLYMQVVKDATPTSAGLQMLPLMGGLLVVSAITGRLISRWGRYRIFPIVGTLLQVIALGLLSRLDLDTPKLLLNLYMGLLGAGLGMVMQVLILAVQNSVERRHMGIATSGATLFRSIGGSVGVSVFGALFSHSLLNSLSGDFAATPGGPASLSPTAVHALPAPLQQAYLQAFSGAMHGVFLLAAVITSVAFALSWLLREVPLRSAATG comes from the coding sequence ATGCCGTCGACTGCCACCGATGCGTCTTCTGTCACGCTGGCCGAGCCGGACAGCCACAAGACCTCCCTCCCCTGGCTGCTCGGCGCCTTGATGCTGGTGATGTTCCTCGCCGCCCTCGACCAGACCATCGTCTCCACCGCGCTGCCGACCATCGTCAGCGACTTGGGTGGCCTGCGTTGGCTGTCCTGGGTGGTCACGGCCTACCTGCTGGCCTCCACCGTGGTGGTGCCGTTGTATGGCAAGTTCGGTGACCTGTACGGACGCAAGCGGGTACTGCAGATCGCCATTGCCCTGTTCCTGCTGGGCTCGGCCTTGTGCGGGCTGGCCCAGGACATGACCCAGCTAATCCTGTTCCGCACCTTGCAAGGCCTGGGCGGCGGCGGGCTGATGGTGGTGGCGATGGCCGCCATCGGCGATGTGATCCCGCCTGCCGAGCGCGGGCGCTATCAAGGGCTGTTCGGCGGCGTGTTCGGCCTGGCGACCGTGGTCGGGCCGCTGATTGGGGGCTTTCTGGTCGAGCACCTGTCGTGGCACTGGATCTTCTTCATCAACCTGCCGCTGGGCTTGCTGGCGGTGCTGGTCATCGGCGGCGTGTTCCGCCCGCATGTCGCCCCGATCAAGCACGTGGTGGACTACATTGGCGCCTTCTTCCTCACCATAACGCTGGGCTCGCTGGTGCTGATCACCAGCCTCGGCGGCAGCCTGGTGCCGTGGGCGTCGCTGGACATCCTGTGCCTGGGGCTGATCGCGGTCATCGGCCTGACCGGCTTCGTGTTCGAGCAGCGACGCGCCGCCGAGCCGATCATGCCGCTGCACCTGTTCCGTCATCGCACCTTCGTGCTCGCCGGGCTGATCGGCCTGATCGTCGGTGTGTCGCTGTTCGGTTCGGTGACGTTCCTGCCGCTGTACATGCAAGTGGTCAAGGACGCCACGCCGACCAGTGCCGGCTTGCAGATGCTGCCGTTGATGGGCGGCCTGCTGGTGGTGTCGGCCATTACCGGGCGGTTGATCAGCCGCTGGGGGCGATATCGGATCTTCCCGATCGTCGGCACCCTGCTGCAAGTGATTGCCCTGGGCCTGTTGAGCCGGCTCGACCTGGACACGCCAAAGCTGCTGCTGAACCTGTACATGGGCCTGCTTGGCGCCGGCCTGGGCATGGTCATGCAGGTGCTGATCCTGGCGGTGCAGAACAGCGTCGAACGGCGCCACATGGGCATCGCGACCTCGGGCGCCACCCTGTTCCGCTCGATTGGCGGCTCGGTCGGCGTGTCGGTGTTCGGGGCCTTGTTCTCCCATTCGCTGCTGAACAGCCTCTCCGGCGATTTTGCCGCCACGCCCGGCGGCCCCGCGAGCCTGTCACCCACTGCGGTGCATGCGCTGCCCGCGCCACTGCAGCAGGCTTACCTGCAGGCTTTTTCCGGGGCGATGCATGGGGTGTTCCTACTGGCCGCAGTGATTACCAGTGTGGCGTTCGCGTTGTCATGGTTGCTACGTGAAGTGCCGCTGCGTTCGGCGGCCACTGGCTGA
- a CDS encoding YMGG-like glycine zipper-containing protein, translating into MRTLTWSYLLVLLCAAPAVQAQSVVPLKGQSSQQTQLDINDCNTVATNAANSATSSTSPPVGGRVKGAAVGAAAGAAGAQVRGNQHEALYDRASDDAKQQYRQNRAGEVAAAGAVVGGSRQRQERRQDRRNQGEAQSSAHASAFSGCLQGRGYQVNP; encoded by the coding sequence ATGCGTACGCTCACGTGGAGTTACCTGCTGGTACTGCTGTGTGCAGCGCCTGCAGTCCAAGCCCAGTCCGTTGTACCGCTCAAGGGCCAGAGCAGCCAGCAGACGCAGCTCGACATCAATGACTGCAACACGGTGGCGACCAACGCAGCCAATAGCGCCACCAGCAGCACCAGCCCCCCTGTCGGTGGCCGGGTCAAAGGTGCGGCCGTCGGCGCCGCGGCGGGCGCTGCGGGTGCGCAGGTGCGCGGCAACCAGCACGAAGCGCTCTACGACCGGGCCAGCGACGACGCCAAGCAGCAGTATCGGCAGAATCGCGCCGGCGAAGTGGCCGCCGCCGGGGCCGTGGTCGGCGGCTCGCGCCAGCGCCAGGAACGCCGCCAGGACCGTCGCAACCAGGGTGAGGCACAGAGTTCGGCACATGCCAGTGCCTTCAGCGGCTGCCTGCAAGGGCGTGGGTATCAGGTCAATCCTTGA
- a CDS encoding sugar phosphate isomerase/epimerase family protein, whose protein sequence is MKRLAVAHLTALELAPTALVREAGRVGFGAVGLRLHPVHSGALAYPLVQGSQAMAELKRVMRGEGVRVAEIEFVALTPQLQVADCEALLAAGAELGAQSLTVSGDDTDNVRLTQRFAALCELAKGYGLRVDLEFMRWRPVATLQHAAAVVTAAGQGNGGVLLDALHLFRSGGDVADIARVPPGYVRTVQLCDAPWQAPVEALIIDEAREGRLLPGQGQLPLAALLAAMPADVQISVETPSREPTGQQRLRQAHDVTCAWLACL, encoded by the coding sequence TTGAAACGCCTGGCCGTGGCGCACTTGACGGCCCTGGAACTGGCGCCCACGGCGCTGGTGCGTGAGGCCGGCAGGGTAGGCTTTGGCGCCGTGGGGCTGCGCCTGCATCCGGTGCACTCAGGGGCGCTGGCCTATCCGCTGGTGCAGGGCAGCCAGGCGATGGCTGAGCTGAAACGGGTGATGAGGGGCGAGGGGGTGCGGGTTGCCGAAATCGAGTTCGTCGCGCTGACACCCCAATTGCAGGTTGCCGACTGCGAAGCATTGCTGGCGGCAGGCGCCGAGCTTGGTGCACAGAGCCTCACGGTGTCCGGGGACGATACGGATAACGTACGGCTGACGCAGCGTTTCGCGGCATTGTGCGAACTGGCCAAGGGGTATGGGCTGCGCGTGGACCTGGAGTTCATGCGCTGGCGCCCAGTGGCCACGCTGCAGCATGCGGCCGCCGTGGTGACGGCGGCGGGGCAGGGCAACGGTGGCGTGTTGCTCGATGCCTTGCACCTGTTTCGCTCGGGTGGCGATGTGGCGGACATCGCCCGCGTGCCGCCAGGTTACGTGCGCACCGTGCAACTGTGCGATGCGCCATGGCAGGCACCGGTGGAGGCGCTGATCATCGACGAGGCCCGTGAAGGGCGGTTGCTGCCGGGGCAGGGGCAATTGCCGTTGGCGGCGTTGCTCGCGGCCATGCCGGCGGATGTGCAGATCAGTGTGGAAACGCCATCGCGGGAGCCGACGGGCCAACAGCGGCTGCGGCAGGCTCACGATGTCACCTGCGCCTGGCTGGCCTGCCTGTGA
- a CDS encoding SDR family NAD(P)-dependent oxidoreductase, whose translation MSQTLQGQTAIVTGGMRGIGLAIAQRLHTAGAQVVIWDLAVEGWDSGASGFEPVLRQAVDVASLESVQAAFAEVLARLGQVQILVNNAGINGPVLPCWEYPPAAWEKVIAVDLNSVFYCCRTAIPHMRERGFGRIVNIASMAGKDGVQFISGYSAAKAGVIAFTKAAAKELAQDGVLLNCIAPAMVETPLMAEMTPEHIAASKAKIPMGRFLKAEEIANMVAWIAGPECSFTTGFVFDLSGGRATY comes from the coding sequence ATGAGCCAAACCCTGCAAGGGCAAACTGCAATCGTTACCGGCGGCATGCGCGGTATCGGCCTGGCCATCGCGCAGCGGCTGCACACTGCCGGCGCCCAGGTGGTGATCTGGGACCTGGCGGTCGAGGGTTGGGACAGTGGTGCCAGCGGCTTCGAGCCGGTGCTGCGCCAGGCCGTCGACGTGGCTTCGCTGGAATCGGTGCAGGCGGCATTCGCCGAGGTGCTGGCGCGATTGGGCCAGGTGCAAATCCTGGTCAACAATGCCGGCATCAACGGCCCGGTACTGCCGTGCTGGGAGTACCCGCCGGCGGCCTGGGAAAAGGTCATCGCCGTCGACCTGAACAGCGTCTTCTATTGCTGCCGCACGGCGATACCGCACATGCGCGAGCGCGGCTTCGGGCGCATCGTCAACATCGCTTCGATGGCGGGCAAGGACGGCGTGCAGTTCATCTCGGGGTATTCAGCGGCCAAGGCCGGGGTGATTGCGTTCACCAAGGCTGCGGCCAAGGAGCTGGCGCAGGACGGCGTGCTGCTCAACTGCATCGCCCCGGCCATGGTCGAAACGCCGCTGATGGCCGAGATGACCCCGGAGCATATCGCCGCCAGCAAGGCCAAGATCCCCATGGGGCGTTTCCTCAAGGCCGAGGAGATCGCCAACATGGTGGCCTGGATCGCAGGGCCCGAATGCAGCTTCACCACCGGCTTCGTATTCGACCTCAGCGGCGGCAGGGCGACCTATTGA
- a CDS encoding MFS transporter — protein MTVEQHLGQGVLDTPARLQHRTRTRFMILALISGGTMINYLDRSVMGIAAPSISADLGLNAALMGVIFSAFSWTYAAAQIPGGILIDRLGTKFTYWLALTLWSLFTGLQGLAQGFLSLLGMRFLVGVTEAPCFPTNSRVVATWFPQSERARATGIYTFAEYTGLAFLTPLLFWVLHAYGWRFLLMAVGLLGVLYGLLWWRKYHEPHQSTSANRAELDYIAAGGGVVDGGQKATVFRWSQIPALLKHRNMLGICLGQFACNSTNVFFLTWFPTYLVTERHMPWLKVGWVAVLPFIAASLGTLAGGWLSDALLRRGHSLNVARKLPVIAGLLTASIIVLANYVESDAQVIGILCVAYFAQGMSALAWMIVSDIAPKGLLGLSGGLFNLFANAAGIVTPLTIGLIVSATGSFVWALAFVSTITALGALCYLFMVRDLRRLPDLPCVENGARQ, from the coding sequence ATGACCGTTGAACAGCACCTCGGCCAAGGCGTGCTAGACACGCCCGCGCGCCTGCAACACAGAACTCGCACCCGCTTCATGATCCTGGCGCTGATCAGTGGCGGCACCATGATCAACTACCTGGACCGCAGCGTGATGGGCATCGCCGCGCCCAGCATCAGCGCCGACCTGGGCCTGAACGCGGCGTTGATGGGGGTGATCTTCTCGGCGTTTTCCTGGACCTACGCTGCCGCGCAGATTCCCGGGGGCATCCTGATCGATCGCCTGGGTACCAAGTTCACCTACTGGCTGGCGCTGACCCTGTGGTCGCTGTTCACCGGCCTGCAAGGGTTGGCCCAAGGCTTTCTTTCGCTGCTGGGCATGCGCTTTCTGGTGGGCGTGACCGAAGCGCCGTGCTTCCCCACCAACAGCCGGGTGGTGGCGACCTGGTTCCCGCAGAGCGAGCGGGCAAGGGCCACCGGCATCTACACCTTTGCCGAATACACCGGCCTTGCGTTCCTCACGCCGTTGCTGTTCTGGGTGTTGCACGCCTATGGCTGGCGCTTCCTGCTGATGGCGGTCGGCCTGCTGGGGGTGCTGTACGGGCTGCTGTGGTGGCGCAAGTACCATGAGCCGCATCAGTCCACCTCCGCCAACCGGGCCGAGCTGGACTACATCGCCGCCGGCGGGGGGGTGGTCGACGGTGGGCAGAAGGCCACGGTGTTTCGCTGGTCGCAGATCCCGGCACTGCTCAAGCACCGCAATATGCTGGGCATCTGCCTGGGGCAGTTCGCCTGCAACTCGACCAACGTGTTCTTCCTCACCTGGTTCCCCACCTACCTGGTGACCGAACGGCACATGCCCTGGCTGAAAGTCGGCTGGGTCGCGGTACTGCCGTTCATCGCCGCGTCGCTGGGCACCCTGGCCGGGGGCTGGCTGTCGGACGCCTTGCTGCGCCGTGGCCATTCGCTGAACGTGGCGCGCAAGCTGCCGGTGATCGCCGGCCTGCTGACGGCCTCGATCATCGTCCTGGCCAACTACGTCGAGTCCGACGCACAGGTGATCGGCATCCTCTGCGTGGCCTATTTCGCGCAGGGCATGTCGGCGCTGGCCTGGATGATCGTCTCCGATATCGCCCCGAAAGGCCTGCTGGGCCTCAGCGGCGGGTTGTTCAACCTGTTCGCCAACGCGGCCGGCATCGTCACCCCGCTGACCATCGGCCTGATCGTCAGTGCCACGGGCTCGTTCGTCTGGGCCCTCGCCTTCGTGTCCACCATCACCGCGCTCGGTGCGCTGTGTTACCTGTTCATGGTGCGCGACCTGCGTCGCCTGCCGGATCTCCCCTGTGTCGAAAATGGAGCAAGACAATGA